A genomic window from Astatotilapia calliptera chromosome 12, fAstCal1.2, whole genome shotgun sequence includes:
- the tor2a gene encoding prosalusin — translation MLATLFVLFLFFCNPVCCVFQKLYCTISDSCDCDFKPNIRDLEWDLYKNVYGQHLAQDIVSEEVGRFLHNKSPSQPLVLSFHGSSGTGKTLVSSMLGNHLYGSAMSSPYVHQFVPTLHFPLPHRVKQYREELKDWVQGNLTECARSVFIFDEMEKMPPGLIDVLEPFLGPSHVVFRTNYRKAIYLFISTAGEEVINKVALENRQAGREREEIKLDNLQEAIAQAVYNNNTSGLFKSNIIQQKLITRFVPFLPLSRYHVERCVHSQLCQRGSCSRNDVVEAVGGDMNYTPAKGKYFSNTGCKTVPAKINFFL, via the exons ATGTTGGCGAcactgtttgtgctgtttttgttcttttgtaacCCAGTCTGCTGCGTTTTCCAGAAACTTTACTGCACCATATCGGACAGCTGCGACTGTGACTTTAAGCCGAATATTAGAG ACTTGGAGTGGGACCTCTACAAGAATGTCTATGGACAGCATCTGGCTCAGGACATTGTGTCAGAGGAGGTGGGGAGGTTCCTTCATAATAAAAGCCCCAGTCAGCCACTGGTGCTGTCTTTCCACGGCTCCTCTGGGACGGGAAAGACGCTGGTCAGCTCTATGCTGGGAAATCATCTGTACGGCTCAGCCATGAGCAGCCCGTATGTCCACCAGTTTGTCCCCACGCTGCACTTCCCCTTGCCCCACCGAGTCAAGCAGTACAGG GAGGAGCTGAAGGACTGGGTGCAGGGAAACCTGACGGAGTGCGCTCGCtcagttttcatttttgatgAGATGGAGAAGATGCCTCCAGGCCTCATTGATGTCCTGGAGCCCTTTTTGGGTCCGTCTCATGTTGTATTTCGCACCAACTACCGCAAGGCGATATACCTCTTTATCAG CACTGCAGGAGAGGAGGTGATAAACAAAGTGGCTCTGGAGAACCGTCAGGCTGgacgagagagagaggagatcaAATTGGACAACCTGCAGGAGGCCATCGCACAGGCAGTTTACAACAATAACACAA GCGGCCTCTTCAAGTCCAACATCATTCAGCAGAAGCTCATCACCCGCTTTGTTCCCTTCCTGCCCCTGAGCCGATACCACGTTGAGCGCTGCGTGCACTCACAGCTCTGCCAGCGGGGCAGCTGCAGCCGCAATGACGTGGTGGAGGCAGTAGGGGGCGACATGAACTACACTCCAGCTAAGGGAAAGTACTTCTCCAACACTGGCTGTAAGACTGTCCCTGCCAAAATCAACTTTTTCCTGTGA
- the LOC113032981 gene encoding SH2 domain-containing protein 3C-like — MGNMFGFAAVMRALELPQVSRLQETWMALRQRHTEGAILYEKTLRPFMKSLNDGRESCPLSNTTFPHVLPLLTLMEKNAVVGEEGTELWETVEVGVEVVMFHLGAARTIAQLGGIYRSNAESKLQGFGEQAEVLELFLTDFQMRLLWGSRGAEEKQALRYSKFDQVLTALSNKLEPPIR, encoded by the exons ATGGGCAATATGTTTGGCTTCGCTGCAGTCATGAGAGCCTTGGAGCTTCCGCAG GTGTCCCGTCTGCAGGAGACTTGGATGGCGTTACGGCAGCGGCACACAGAAGGTGCCATTCTCTATGAAAAAACTCTCAGGCCATTTATGAAGAGCCTGAACGATGGAAGAG AAAGCTGTCCGCTGTCCAACACCACTTTCCCCCACGTCCTCCCTCTTCTGACTCTGATGGAGAAGAATGCAGTGGTGGGTGAGGAGGGGACAGAACTATGGGAGACGGTGGAAGTTGGGGTGGAAGTGGTCATGTTCCACCTCGGGGCGGCGAGAACCATTGCCCAGCTAGGGGGCATCTACCGCTCTAACGCTGAGAGCAAATTACAAG GTTTCGGGGAGCAGGCCGAAGTCCTGGAGCTTTTCCTGACCGATTTCCAGATGCGGCTGCTGTGGGGGAGCCGGGGGGCCGAGGAGAAACAGGCTCTGCGATACTCTAAGTTTGACCAGGTGCTTACCGCCCTGTCCAACAAGCTGGAGCCACCCATCAGATGA
- the LOC113032982 gene encoding SH2 domain-containing protein 3C-like, giving the protein MALRQRHTEGAILYEKTLRPFMKSLNDGRESCPLSNTTFPHVLPLLTLMEKNAVVGEEGTELWETVEVGVEVVMFHLGAARTIAQLGGIYRSNAESKLQGFGEQAEVLELFLTDFQMRLLWGSRGAEEKQALRYSKFDQVLTALSNKLEPPIR; this is encoded by the exons ATGGCGTTACGGCAGCGGCACACAGAAGGTGCCATTCTCTATGAAAAAACTCTCAGGCCATTTATGAAGAGCCTGAACGATGGAAGAG AAAGCTGTCCGCTGTCCAACACCACTTTCCCCCACGTCCTCCCTCTTCTGACTCTGATGGAGAAGAATGCAGTGGTGGGTGAGGAGGGGACAGAACTATGGGAGACGGTGGAAGTTGGGGTGGAAGTGGTCATGTTCCACCTCGGGGCGGCGAGAACCATTGCCCAGCTAGGGGGCATCTACCGCTCTAACGCTGAGAGCAAATTACAAG GTTTCGGGGAGCAGGCCGAAGTCCTGGAGCTTTTCCTGACCGATTTCCAGATGCGGCTGCTGTGGGGGAGCCGGGGGGCCGAGGAGAAACAGGCTCTGCGATACTCTAAGTTTGACCAGGTGCTTACCGCCCTGTCCAACAAGCTGGAGCCACCCATCAGATGA
- the LOC113033364 gene encoding SH2 domain-containing protein 3C-like gives MLHMVCSRHFHSAPTSRTPSSSRTPTVTPSLPRRSDTVQPLPSPSSTLQRQHLDRPQPHHTQVSPSSHADGSCYTELYPGPQSYVERLQAEEGSAGVDPLRAEDGNVYFSPVVETVSCFKPSRYQSPLMGKENKPLEVGVLRRVKELLVEVDPRTMAKHITKADCMVARILEVTPEVQRMMGVTSGMELLTLPHGQQLRLDLLERFQTMSIMLAVHVLGCTGTTEERACLLHKIIQIAAELKSTMGNMFGFAAVMRALELPQVSRLQETWMALRQRHTEGAILYEKTLRPFMKSLNDGRESCPLSNTTFPHVLPLLTLMEKNAVVGEEGTELWETVEVGVEVVMFHLGAARTIAQLGGIYRSNAESKLQGFGEQAEVLELFLTDFQMRLLWGSRGAEEKQALRYSKFDQVLTALSNKLEPPIR, from the exons ATGTTGCACA tggtgtgctcaagacattttcattccg CCCCCACATCCAGAACTCCGTCCAGCAGCCGGACTCCCACTGTGACTCCGTCCCTGCCGAGGCGCTCGGACACCGTCCAACCTCTGCCCTCTCCCAGCAGCACCCTACAGAGACAGCATCTTGACAGACCCCAACCTCACCACACCCAGgtctctccctcctctcatGCAGACGGGAGCTGCTACACAGAGCTGTACCCTGGTCCTCAGAGCTATGTGGAGAGGCTGCAGGCAGAAGAGGGGTCAGCGGGAGTCGACCCACTGAGGGCCGAGGATGGGAATGTGTACTTTTCACCTGTGGTGGAGACGGTCTCCTGTTTCAAACCCAGCAGGTACCAGTCACCACTGATGGGAAAAGAGAATAAGCCTCTAGAAGTGGGCGTCCTGCGGAGGGTGAAGGAGCTTCTGGTGGAGGTCGATCCCAGGACAATGGCCAAACACATCACCAAGGCTGACTGCATG GTGGCCAGAATTCTGGAGGTCACGCCAGAGGTGCAAAGAATGATGGGCGTTACCTCCGGGATGGAGCTGCTCACGCTGCCACATGGACAACAGTTAAGACTAGACCTGCTGGAGAG GTTTCAAACCATGTCGATTATGTTGGCTGTGCACGTGTTGGGCTGCACGGGGACGACTGAAGAACGAGCCTGCCTGCTTCACAAAATCATCCAAATCGCTGCTGAGCTCAAGAGCACAATGGGCAATATGTTTGGCTTCGCTGCAGTCATGAGAGCCTTGGAGCTTCCGCAG GTGTCCCGTCTGCAGGAGACTTGGATGGCGTTACGGCAGCGGCACACAGAAGGTGCCATTCTCTATGAAAAAACTCTCAGGCCATTTATGAAGAGCCTGAACGATGGAAGAG AAAGCTGTCCGCTGTCCAACACCACTTTCCCCCACGTCCTCCCTCTTCTGACTCTGATGGAGAAGAATGCAGTGGTGGGTGAGGAGGGGACAGAACTATGGGAGACGGTGGAAGTTGGGGTGGAAGTGGTCATGTTCCACCTCGGGGCGGCGAGAACCATTGCCCAGCTAGGGGGCATCTACCGCTCTAACGCTGAGAGCAAATTACAAG GTTTCGGGGAGCAGGCCGAAGTCCTGGAGCTTTTCCTGACCGATTTCCAGATGCGGCTGCTGTGGGGGAGCCGGGGGGCCGAGGAGAAACAGGCTCTGCGATACTCTAAGTTTGACCAGGTGCTTACCGCCCTGTCCAACAAGCTGGAGCCACCCATCAGATGA
- the LOC113034286 gene encoding uncharacterized protein LOC113034286 isoform X1, whose protein sequence is MRYSWYSVKKLRHAMEKLDEITIANLKEANVGEDLLSSLSRDDIKDLFPGPEHFLRRRALWLAVHKCEENKTAAEKTLTTTGDGDFSREEPSTSKFVTMSNPEYIVFTDSELEQARHSYFEKKQLGTECAEPLSKELFCRLVRNTMTNMISIARAAEDSRYPSKHEVDAMAKRLMEYYPMLKETCGEWEHVAKKLMKRLSNVKSPRKGKKPPAKKPRKDGNESVAKSDSSGESSASTIILDKSPVRSMGTPVHHQDGSDEESGSADFFDSQKTQAKHYKTLQEIYKTKKPNEAAVTQLLNLEFESRRQFINSDAIKEQDRAVKILEAYPCFRELDHVLDELRRIIQPSNLKYISEMKDRWEIFYSKVQFYGVMKKVMKPPKTLDGVEHAAAVFRALPMLFPSSTVPPKKLGICSEAFFHVLKTSEDPEGYLRQRPLACPVLLVSEGNCMIAVGTTPVSTFERKDLNEGLLYLMAYYYALHLTYP, encoded by the exons ATGCGATACAGTTGGTACAGTGTGAAGAAATTAAGGCACGCTATGGAAAAACTGGACGAAATAACAATTGCCAACCTGAAAG AAGCAAATGTTGGAGAAGACCTGCTCTCATCACTTTCACGAGATGACATCAAAGATCTGTTTCCTGGTCCTGAACATTTCCTCAGGCGTCGGGCTCTATGGCTTGCAGTGCACAAATGTGAAGAA AACAAGACTGCTGCTGAAAAAACGCTAACAACTACTGGAGATGGTGACTTCTCCAGAGAGGAACCCAGCACTTCTAAGTTTGTGACTATGTCCAACCCAGAGTACATAGTCTTCACAGACAGTGAACTTGAGCAAGCTCGACATTCCTACTTTGAAAAGAAGCAACTGGGGACAGAGTGTGCTGAACCTTTGTCAAAGGAACTCTTTTGTCGACTCGTAAGAAACACCATGACAAACATGATTTCGATAGCAAGAGCAGCTGAGGACTCCAGATACCCCAGCAAACATGAGGTTGATGCCATGGCAAAGCGATTAATGGAGTACTACCCAATGCTTAAAGAAACGTGTGGTGAGTGG GAGCATGTTGCTAAAAAGCTAATGAAGAGACTCTCCAATGTCAAAAGTCCAAGGAAGGGCAAAAAACCTCCTGCGAAGAAGCCAAGAAAGGATGGGAATGAAAGTGTTGCAAAaagtgacagcagtggggagtccAGTGCATCAACTATTATTCTAGATAAATCACCAGTTAGATCGATGGGCACCCCAGTGCACCACCAGGATGGCAGTGATGAAGAAT CTGGTTCAGCTGACTTCTTTGACAGCCAAAAAACCCAGGCAAAACACTACAAGACACTTCAAGAAATATACAAGACCAAAAAACCGAACGAAGCTGCTGTTACCCAACTGCTGAACCTGGAGTTTGAGTCTAGAAGACAATTCATTAACTCTGATGCTATAAAGGAGCAGGACAGAGCAGTGAAGATACTAGAGGCATATCCTTGTTTCAGAGAACTGGATCAT GTCCTTGATGAGCTGCGGAGAATTATTCAACCATCCAACTTGAAATACATTTCTGAGATGAAGGATAGATGGGAAATCTTCTACTCGAAGGTGCAGTTTTATGGTGTCATGAAGAAAGTTATGAAGCCGCCAAAAACTTTGGATGGAG TGGAacatgcagcagctgtgttcagAGCCCTTCCCATGCTTTTCCCTTCCAGCACAGTACCACCTAAGAAGCTGGGCATCTGTAGTGAGGCTTTTTTCCATGTCCTAAAG ACTTCAGAAGACCCTGAAGGCTACCTGCGTCAGCGACCCCTGGCTTGTCCAGTTCTGCTTGTCTCTGAAGGCAACTGCATGATAGCTGTTGGAACCACACCGGTGAGCACTTTTGAACGGAAGGATCTTAATGAGGGACTGCTCTATCTGATGGCATATTACTATGCCCTCCACCTCACATATCCATAG
- the LOC113034286 gene encoding uncharacterized protein LOC113034286 isoform X2, whose amino-acid sequence MVLNEANVGEDLLSSLSRDDIKDLFPGPEHFLRRRALWLAVHKCEENKTAAEKTLTTTGDGDFSREEPSTSKFVTMSNPEYIVFTDSELEQARHSYFEKKQLGTECAEPLSKELFCRLVRNTMTNMISIARAAEDSRYPSKHEVDAMAKRLMEYYPMLKETCGEWEHVAKKLMKRLSNVKSPRKGKKPPAKKPRKDGNESVAKSDSSGESSASTIILDKSPVRSMGTPVHHQDGSDEESGSADFFDSQKTQAKHYKTLQEIYKTKKPNEAAVTQLLNLEFESRRQFINSDAIKEQDRAVKILEAYPCFRELDHVLDELRRIIQPSNLKYISEMKDRWEIFYSKVQFYGVMKKVMKPPKTLDGVEHAAAVFRALPMLFPSSTVPPKKLGICSEAFFHVLKTSEDPEGYLRQRPLACPVLLVSEGNCMIAVGTTPVSTFERKDLNEGLLYLMAYYYALHLTYP is encoded by the exons Atggttttaaatg AAGCAAATGTTGGAGAAGACCTGCTCTCATCACTTTCACGAGATGACATCAAAGATCTGTTTCCTGGTCCTGAACATTTCCTCAGGCGTCGGGCTCTATGGCTTGCAGTGCACAAATGTGAAGAA AACAAGACTGCTGCTGAAAAAACGCTAACAACTACTGGAGATGGTGACTTCTCCAGAGAGGAACCCAGCACTTCTAAGTTTGTGACTATGTCCAACCCAGAGTACATAGTCTTCACAGACAGTGAACTTGAGCAAGCTCGACATTCCTACTTTGAAAAGAAGCAACTGGGGACAGAGTGTGCTGAACCTTTGTCAAAGGAACTCTTTTGTCGACTCGTAAGAAACACCATGACAAACATGATTTCGATAGCAAGAGCAGCTGAGGACTCCAGATACCCCAGCAAACATGAGGTTGATGCCATGGCAAAGCGATTAATGGAGTACTACCCAATGCTTAAAGAAACGTGTGGTGAGTGG GAGCATGTTGCTAAAAAGCTAATGAAGAGACTCTCCAATGTCAAAAGTCCAAGGAAGGGCAAAAAACCTCCTGCGAAGAAGCCAAGAAAGGATGGGAATGAAAGTGTTGCAAAaagtgacagcagtggggagtccAGTGCATCAACTATTATTCTAGATAAATCACCAGTTAGATCGATGGGCACCCCAGTGCACCACCAGGATGGCAGTGATGAAGAAT CTGGTTCAGCTGACTTCTTTGACAGCCAAAAAACCCAGGCAAAACACTACAAGACACTTCAAGAAATATACAAGACCAAAAAACCGAACGAAGCTGCTGTTACCCAACTGCTGAACCTGGAGTTTGAGTCTAGAAGACAATTCATTAACTCTGATGCTATAAAGGAGCAGGACAGAGCAGTGAAGATACTAGAGGCATATCCTTGTTTCAGAGAACTGGATCAT GTCCTTGATGAGCTGCGGAGAATTATTCAACCATCCAACTTGAAATACATTTCTGAGATGAAGGATAGATGGGAAATCTTCTACTCGAAGGTGCAGTTTTATGGTGTCATGAAGAAAGTTATGAAGCCGCCAAAAACTTTGGATGGAG TGGAacatgcagcagctgtgttcagAGCCCTTCCCATGCTTTTCCCTTCCAGCACAGTACCACCTAAGAAGCTGGGCATCTGTAGTGAGGCTTTTTTCCATGTCCTAAAG ACTTCAGAAGACCCTGAAGGCTACCTGCGTCAGCGACCCCTGGCTTGTCCAGTTCTGCTTGTCTCTGAAGGCAACTGCATGATAGCTGTTGGAACCACACCGGTGAGCACTTTTGAACGGAAGGATCTTAATGAGGGACTGCTCTATCTGATGGCATATTACTATGCCCTCCACCTCACATATCCATAG